In a single window of the Anguilla rostrata isolate EN2019 chromosome 4, ASM1855537v3, whole genome shotgun sequence genome:
- the s1pr4 gene encoding sphingosine 1-phosphate receptor 4, whose protein sequence is MEVLQSLSSPSPCPHLYGSGNVSVVREHYNWTGRLQNRPSERGGMGATKACFLLISVCIMAENLLVLLAVLFRVRLRHRWVYICIANITLSDLLTGGAYVLNLCMSGSRTFRLSPALWLFREGVLFVALAASIFSLLLIAVERYATMMKPLHQKSARKTCRIYGLVALCWLLAFAIGFLPLLGWNCVCQLESCSTLLPLYSKSYILFSLVIFFIILLAIGVLYGAIYWHVRGSTEMGSTRSRTRSLRLLKTVISIVGAFMVCWGPLFILLLVDFFCESRSCGPLYSADWVIAMAVLNSALNPVIYALGSAELRQAIASLLFCCCVKAGLCDPASFASKETSSTSGGSHRQNSLRNSFNRVRSMSTSPTPPRKAKKPRLSSTTSCLSVSID, encoded by the coding sequence ATGGAGGTCTTGCAGTCTCTGAGCTCGcccagcccctgcccccacctGTACGGCTCCGGGAACGTCAGCGTGGTCCGGGAGCACTACAACTGGACCGGCCGGCTGCAGAACCGGCCGTCGGAGAGAGGCGGCATGGGGGCCACCAAGGCCTGCTTCCTCCTCATCAGCGTCTGCATCATGGCGGAGaacctgctggtgctgctggccGTGCTCTTCCGCGTCCGCCTGCGGCACCGCTGGGTCTACATCTGCATTGCCAACATCACCCTCAGCGACCTGCTGACGGGCGGCGCCTACGTGCTCAACCTGTGCATGTCCGGCAGCAGGACCTTCCGcctgagccccgccctctgGCTCTTCCGCGAGGGGGTGCTGTTCGTGGCGCTGGCCGCCTCTATCTTCAGCTTGCTCCTGATCGCCGTGGAGAGGTACGCCACCATGATGAAGCCCCTGCACCAGAAGTCCGCCAGGAAGACCTGCCGCATCTACGGCCTGGTGGCCCTGTGCTGGCTCCTGGCCTTCGCCATCGGCTTCCTCCCCTTGCTGGGCTGGAACTGCGTGTGCCAGCTGGAGAGCTGCTCCACCCTCCTGCCGCTGTACTCCAAGAGCTACATCCTCTTCTCCCTGGTCATTTTCTTCATCATCCTGCTGGCCATCGGGGTGCTCTACGGCGCCATCTACTGGCACGTGAGGGGCAGCACGGAGATGGGCTCCACGCGCAGCCGGACCCGCTCTCTGAGGCTCCTGAAGACGGTCATCTCCATCGTGGGGGCCTTCATGGTGTGCTGGGGGCCCCtcttcatcctgctgctggtgGACTTCTTCTGTGAGTCGCGCAGCTGCGGCCCCCTCTACAGTGCGGACTGGGTCATCGCCATGGCGGTGCTCAACTCCGCCCTCAACCCTGTGATCTATGCGCTGGGCAGCGCCGAGCTGCGGCAGGCCATCGCCAGCCTGCTGTTCTGCTGCTGCGTGAAGGCTGGCCTGTGCGACCCGGCCAGCTTCGCGTCCAAGGAGACGAGCAGCACCTCCGGGGGCTCGCACCGGCAGAACAGCCTGCGGAACAGCTTCAACCGCGTGCGGAGCATGAGCACCAGCCCCACGCCCCCCCGCAAGGCCAAGAAACCCCGCCTCAGCTCCACCAcatcctgcctgtctgtgtcgATCGATTAG